From a region of the Leptospira kmetyi serovar Malaysia str. Bejo-Iso9 genome:
- a CDS encoding GMC oxidoreductase: MKKYEAVVIGTGFGGAVNGCRLSKKWPGQVLILERGKRYPKGSFPRSPHDMSKNFWNVPEENSSKVRPKKLSKLNQTGLFDIRNYKHMDVVISAGLGGGSLIYANVFLEPPDHIFDERWPANVKKKSLTSYYKIVKEVLGSRPIPINDDPRRKIVRTELYQKFAKSAGRESKLADINVFFGNDFKKPTEIGLQEKNRYGAVQTSCVYCAECDIGCNTHSKNTLDLNYLFVAENKYKADVRTEHLVHKIVPLGPDGNDNPSAHGENGYRVYYRDLGGKTKELTSVVTKRVVVSAGTLGSTELLLKCKEEFKTLPDISDHLGLQFSGNGDFLSFAVKGKEPANPNYGPVITQYTDYNLFKSYDPKKAFVLQDASYPVFASYFAEAAIPWFLRIGFFFHMIGELFKRFLSGKIFGKVGYLLSELMKGDLSYTSAVLLCMGIDRADGRMVWDRKRGFQVQWPQKNSMSLYQAILGVMKDFASFIKADSYFPLPTWAWPIRNNVSVHPLGGCILGNSKANSVTSADSKTFGQVFSYQGLYVADGSLSPTAIGANPSMTIAALSERVAEGITGIKPTAKL, translated from the coding sequence ATGAAAAAATATGAAGCGGTTGTGATTGGTACCGGTTTCGGCGGAGCCGTAAACGGTTGTAGACTGAGTAAAAAGTGGCCGGGACAGGTTTTGATTCTGGAACGGGGAAAACGTTATCCGAAGGGCTCCTTTCCGCGTTCTCCGCACGATATGTCCAAGAATTTTTGGAACGTTCCCGAGGAGAACAGCTCCAAGGTTCGTCCGAAAAAGTTGTCCAAGCTGAATCAAACCGGATTGTTCGACATTCGGAACTACAAACATATGGACGTCGTGATCTCCGCGGGATTGGGCGGAGGTTCGTTGATTTATGCGAACGTGTTTCTCGAACCGCCCGATCATATCTTCGACGAACGCTGGCCCGCAAACGTAAAAAAGAAAAGTCTTACATCGTATTACAAAATCGTAAAAGAGGTTTTGGGTTCGAGACCGATTCCGATCAACGACGATCCGCGTAGAAAAATCGTACGCACCGAACTCTATCAAAAGTTCGCAAAGTCCGCGGGAAGAGAATCCAAACTCGCGGACATCAACGTATTCTTCGGAAACGATTTTAAAAAACCGACCGAGATCGGACTTCAGGAAAAGAATCGTTACGGCGCGGTTCAGACTTCCTGCGTGTATTGCGCGGAATGCGATATCGGATGCAACACACATTCCAAAAACACGCTGGATTTGAATTATCTGTTCGTTGCGGAGAATAAATACAAAGCGGACGTTCGAACCGAACATCTCGTTCATAAGATCGTTCCTCTCGGACCGGACGGAAACGACAACCCGTCCGCGCACGGAGAAAACGGATACAGGGTTTACTACAGGGATCTCGGAGGAAAAACGAAAGAACTCACTTCGGTCGTAACGAAACGAGTCGTCGTCTCCGCGGGCACGTTAGGAAGTACCGAACTTCTTTTGAAATGTAAGGAAGAATTCAAAACGCTTCCGGATATTTCCGATCATCTCGGACTTCAATTTTCCGGTAACGGAGATTTCTTATCCTTTGCCGTGAAAGGGAAAGAACCCGCCAATCCGAACTATGGTCCAGTTATCACTCAATACACGGATTATAATTTATTCAAGAGTTACGATCCGAAAAAAGCGTTCGTACTTCAGGACGCGAGTTATCCCGTCTTCGCTTCTTACTTTGCGGAAGCGGCGATTCCTTGGTTTTTAAGAATCGGATTTTTCTTTCACATGATCGGAGAATTGTTCAAACGATTTTTGAGCGGAAAAATTTTCGGAAAGGTCGGTTATCTATTGAGCGAACTGATGAAGGGCGATTTGTCCTATACGTCGGCGGTTTTGCTTTGTATGGGAATCGATCGCGCGGACGGAAGAATGGTATGGGATCGAAAAAGAGGATTTCAAGTTCAATGGCCGCAAAAGAACAGTATGTCGCTTTATCAAGCGATTCTCGGAGTGATGAAGGACTTCGCTTCGTTTATCAAAGCGGATTCTTACTTTCCTCTTCCCACTTGGGCTTGGCCGATTCGTAACAACGTCTCCGTACACCCGTTAGGCGGTTGTATACTCGGGAATTCGAAAGCGAACTCTGTGACATCCGCGGATTCCAAGACATTCGGTCAGGTTTTTTCGTATCAAGGATTGTATGTTGCGGACGGAAGTTTGTCTCCGACCGCGATCGGAGCCAATCCATCCATGACGATCGCCGCTCTTTCGGAAAGAGTTGCGGAGGGGATTACGGGAATTAAGCCGACAGCGAAACTTTAG
- a CDS encoding SpoIIE family protein phosphatase: MSHQFRIFAYTFLLHSIFSFSISAQESIDLVKTCDSKGECKPKTWRILDRYEDKFLNENFAPDAEWKRVESFPIWTNKFYPYKSSVHTFSFYAEFDLPRDFLKSSLEPGIRFGEIGEVFEVYINGKQIANEGEFSENKISFHRTVRGQVYEIDRKILKPTDNRLLIKISGDPKFDHTGFYLTSGYEVGYYKDLIYKEQDRITLILIGIYITTGLYHLFLFIKRRKERYNLTFGLFALLIGLYIYTRTSAVFENPLDSTLIQRIELIGLYICVSCYFTFMSQLFNGRTIRPIFYYSVFNVLLTIPTFFAPMYICEYLLRVWQIGALFFAVPMNFYVLIQGIRHKLPAAKRLFLGTVVITFTAFYDVLDSMFFNTGFAFSKYGFFFYVMGIATILAERFSELHAKTEELNANLEQRVEERTKELSETLENLSILKDQQDGDYFLTSLLINPLGQNNAKSKNVKIEFFIKQKKRFHFKNRDNEIGGDLCKTESILLKGKRVTVFFNADAMGKSMQGAGGALVLGAVFKSIIERTRFSSFMKDLYPERWLKNAFIELHRVFESFEGSMLVSIVLGAIEDDTGFVYYMNAEHPYSILYRDGIASFLGENHFYRKLGSQLVEGALSVQTFQFMPGDVLFNGSDGRDDILLENIDGKKNMNYDETRILRIVEESKGNLERINSQLNREGVLTDDLSIMRIEWNGQVPKRVRIKLAKRDKKSLDKFFSEIQEGKQTHPAALRELSLSYFRLREYVKATFCAQEYLTAVPSDDTMIGYTSRMLRKAGDMNQAVDVGERLRTRDPKNARNLRNLIRAYKGLKNSDRIAKLEEILRSLNGKKSFDRTSLN; the protein is encoded by the coding sequence ATGAGTCATCAGTTTAGAATTTTTGCATATACATTTCTTTTACATTCGATCTTTTCGTTTTCGATTTCCGCACAAGAATCGATCGACCTCGTTAAAACCTGCGATTCAAAGGGAGAATGTAAGCCGAAAACCTGGCGTATTCTCGATCGATACGAAGACAAATTCTTAAACGAGAACTTCGCTCCCGACGCGGAATGGAAACGAGTCGAATCCTTTCCGATCTGGACGAATAAGTTTTATCCGTACAAATCTTCCGTTCATACGTTTTCGTTTTATGCCGAGTTCGATTTGCCTCGCGACTTTTTAAAAAGTTCCTTGGAACCCGGAATTCGTTTCGGTGAAATCGGAGAAGTCTTCGAAGTATACATCAACGGAAAACAGATCGCAAACGAGGGAGAATTTTCCGAAAACAAAATTTCGTTTCATAGAACCGTTCGCGGTCAGGTTTACGAAATCGACCGGAAGATTCTAAAACCGACGGACAACCGTCTTTTGATCAAAATTTCCGGAGATCCCAAGTTCGATCATACCGGATTTTATCTGACCTCCGGTTACGAAGTAGGATATTATAAAGATCTTATATACAAAGAACAGGATAGAATCACGCTCATTCTGATCGGGATCTACATCACCACGGGTTTGTATCATCTTTTTCTTTTTATCAAACGAAGAAAGGAAAGATACAATCTTACGTTCGGTTTGTTCGCGCTTTTGATCGGACTTTATATCTACACGAGGACCTCCGCCGTTTTCGAAAATCCGCTCGATTCCACACTCATTCAAAGAATCGAACTGATCGGTTTGTATATCTGCGTCTCCTGTTATTTTACGTTTATGAGCCAGTTGTTCAACGGAAGGACGATACGGCCGATTTTTTATTATTCCGTTTTTAACGTCCTTTTAACGATTCCGACCTTTTTTGCGCCGATGTATATCTGCGAATATCTGCTTCGAGTTTGGCAGATCGGCGCGCTTTTCTTTGCGGTTCCGATGAACTTTTACGTTTTGATCCAAGGAATCCGCCACAAACTTCCCGCGGCAAAACGATTGTTTTTGGGAACGGTCGTAATCACCTTTACCGCGTTTTACGACGTTTTGGATTCGATGTTTTTCAACACCGGTTTCGCGTTCAGCAAATACGGATTCTTTTTTTACGTGATGGGAATCGCCACCATTCTCGCGGAACGATTCAGCGAACTACACGCAAAAACGGAAGAACTCAACGCAAACCTCGAACAAAGAGTGGAAGAACGCACCAAAGAACTTTCGGAAACATTAGAAAATTTGAGTATTCTAAAGGATCAACAGGACGGGGATTATTTTCTCACTTCGCTTCTCATCAACCCTCTCGGTCAAAACAACGCAAAAAGCAAAAACGTTAAGATAGAATTTTTTATCAAACAGAAGAAACGATTTCATTTTAAAAACAGGGACAACGAGATCGGAGGCGATCTTTGTAAAACCGAAAGTATTCTTTTAAAGGGAAAAAGGGTCACCGTTTTTTTCAACGCGGACGCGATGGGAAAATCCATGCAAGGCGCCGGCGGCGCTCTCGTCTTGGGCGCGGTTTTCAAATCCATCATAGAAAGAACGAGATTCAGTTCCTTTATGAAGGATCTTTATCCGGAACGATGGCTTAAAAACGCATTCATAGAATTGCATAGAGTTTTCGAAAGTTTCGAAGGTTCCATGCTCGTATCGATCGTGTTAGGCGCAATCGAGGACGATACGGGATTCGTATATTACATGAACGCGGAACATCCGTATTCGATTCTTTACAGAGACGGAATCGCTTCCTTCTTGGGGGAAAATCATTTTTACAGAAAATTGGGTTCGCAACTCGTGGAAGGCGCGTTGTCCGTTCAGACGTTTCAGTTTATGCCGGGAGACGTTTTGTTCAACGGCTCGGACGGAAGAGACGATATTCTTTTGGAAAACATAGACGGCAAAAAGAATATGAACTACGACGAGACAAGAATTCTCCGCATCGTGGAAGAATCGAAGGGAAATTTGGAAAGAATCAATTCTCAACTGAATCGGGAAGGAGTTCTCACGGACGATCTTTCCATTATGAGAATCGAATGGAACGGTCAAGTTCCGAAAAGAGTACGAATCAAACTCGCAAAAAGGGATAAGAAGTCCTTGGATAAATTCTTTTCCGAGATCCAAGAAGGAAAACAAACGCACCCGGCCGCGCTCCGGGAACTGAGTCTTTCCTACTTTCGTTTGAGAGAATATGTTAAAGCGACATTCTGCGCTCAGGAATATCTCACTGCCGTTCCGTCCGACGATACGATGATCGGTTATACTTCGAGAATGCTCCGCAAAGCGGGCGATATGAATCAAGCGGTGGACGTGGGAGAAAGACTCAGGACCAGAGATCCTAAAAACGCGCGCAATCTCAGAAATCTGATCCGAGCCTACAAGGGTTTGAAGAACTCGGATCGTATCGCGAAGCTCGAGGAAATTCTCCGATCCTTAAACGGTAAAAAATCGTTCGACCGGACCTCCTTGAACTGA